Proteins encoded in a region of the Sphingomonas sp. HMP9 genome:
- a CDS encoding fused MFS/spermidine synthase, translating to MSENHLGEHRPLMARWCRTMFVATILTGSFLLFLVQPMVARMALPRLGGAPAVWNSAMLVYQALLLAGYAYAHWLGRVRPRAQAAIHLGVLIVAALWLPIGLIAMDLPADALPALWVPWLLGLSIGPLFFAVSAQAPLIQRWFSAASGGGDPYALYAASNLGSFAGLIAYPLLVEPLMAVHGQSLLWSGGYLLLILLVLACATRLPKTAAVDHVAATSPPPSARRIAHWIALALVPSGMMLATSTYITTDIVAMPLLWVIPLGLYLLSFSVAFANDRWLADVLTRIAPITILLFGGIIMGGVNERPFFSAGIALVLLFMISVALHTALYRKRPAPDRLTGFYLAMSAGGALGGVFAALVAPVVFDWTYEYPLLILAAGALVPQFYLFGRFRALWSGKGPAKHVALLGIVTAILVLTGLRVGNPDGVFGDSRQGLDFLVIAAMGSVAIGARRPYLVVLAGALVLFGGYRSLEFSLDPGARVRSYFGVYTVRDTPGPNGGVRELDHGTTVHDIQLRGSPERERTPTTYYAAGSGVGQAMLAAPRLYGPQARIGVVGLGTGTLSCYARAGQRWRFYEIDPAVVRIARDTGQFTYLSRCLPGSEIRMGDARIALAHDAPDSLDLLALDAFSSDSVPMHLMTREAFATYGRVLSPGGLLLVHISNRFIDLEPVIAAAAREGGWTTVELKYRPSSQLVDRASASDWVALSRDPRAIAALRSGDPDWAPLVPRKGFGVWTDDYSTVLPLLNGF from the coding sequence ATGTCTGAGAACCATTTGGGCGAGCATCGTCCGTTGATGGCACGCTGGTGCCGGACGATGTTCGTCGCGACGATCCTGACGGGATCATTCCTGCTGTTCCTCGTCCAGCCGATGGTCGCGCGGATGGCGTTGCCGCGGCTGGGCGGGGCGCCGGCTGTGTGGAACTCGGCGATGCTGGTGTACCAGGCGCTGCTGCTCGCGGGCTATGCCTATGCGCATTGGCTCGGGCGCGTTCGGCCGCGGGCGCAGGCGGCGATCCACCTCGGCGTGCTGATCGTCGCGGCCCTGTGGCTGCCGATCGGCCTGATCGCAATGGACCTGCCGGCGGATGCGCTGCCCGCGCTCTGGGTGCCGTGGCTGCTCGGGCTGTCGATCGGGCCGTTGTTCTTTGCAGTGTCCGCGCAGGCGCCGCTGATCCAGCGCTGGTTCAGCGCGGCGAGCGGCGGCGGCGACCCCTATGCGCTGTATGCCGCCTCCAACCTCGGCAGTTTCGCCGGGCTGATCGCCTACCCGCTGCTGGTCGAGCCGCTGATGGCGGTGCATGGCCAGAGCCTGTTGTGGAGCGGCGGGTATCTGCTGCTGATCCTGTTGGTGCTCGCGTGCGCCACGCGCCTGCCCAAGACCGCGGCGGTCGACCATGTCGCCGCGACCAGCCCGCCGCCAAGCGCCAGGCGGATCGCGCACTGGATCGCGCTGGCGCTGGTGCCGTCGGGGATGATGCTGGCGACCTCGACCTATATCACCACCGATATCGTCGCGATGCCGCTGCTGTGGGTGATCCCGCTCGGGTTGTACCTGCTGAGCTTCAGCGTGGCGTTCGCGAACGATCGCTGGCTCGCCGACGTGCTGACGCGGATCGCGCCGATCACGATCCTGCTGTTCGGCGGGATCATCATGGGTGGGGTCAACGAGCGGCCGTTCTTCAGCGCGGGGATCGCGCTGGTGCTGCTGTTCATGATCTCGGTCGCACTCCATACCGCGCTGTATCGCAAGCGACCGGCGCCCGATCGGCTGACCGGCTTCTATCTCGCAATGTCGGCGGGCGGTGCGCTCGGCGGAGTGTTCGCCGCGCTGGTGGCTCCAGTGGTGTTCGACTGGACGTACGAATATCCGCTGCTGATCCTGGCGGCGGGCGCGCTGGTGCCGCAATTCTATCTGTTCGGACGGTTCCGCGCGCTGTGGAGCGGCAAGGGACCTGCGAAACACGTCGCGTTGCTGGGGATCGTCACCGCGATCCTCGTCCTCACCGGGCTCAGGGTCGGCAATCCGGATGGCGTGTTCGGCGACAGCCGCCAAGGCCTCGATTTCCTCGTGATTGCCGCGATGGGGTCCGTCGCGATCGGTGCGCGGCGGCCGTATCTGGTCGTACTGGCGGGGGCGCTGGTGCTGTTCGGTGGGTATCGATCGCTCGAGTTCTCGCTGGACCCGGGGGCGCGGGTGCGGAGCTATTTCGGCGTCTATACCGTGCGCGACACGCCGGGGCCGAATGGCGGCGTTCGCGAGCTGGATCACGGGACGACGGTGCACGACATCCAGTTACGTGGGTCACCCGAGCGCGAGCGGACGCCGACGACCTATTACGCAGCTGGATCCGGCGTCGGGCAGGCCATGCTCGCCGCGCCCAGGCTGTACGGTCCGCAGGCGCGGATCGGCGTCGTCGGGCTCGGGACGGGGACGCTGTCGTGCTACGCGCGAGCGGGCCAGCGCTGGCGGTTCTACGAGATCGACCCGGCGGTGGTGCGGATCGCGCGCGATACGGGGCAGTTCACCTATCTGTCGCGCTGCCTGCCCGGATCCGAGATCCGGATGGGCGATGCCCGGATAGCGCTGGCGCACGATGCGCCCGACAGCCTCGATTTGCTCGCGCTCGACGCGTTCTCGTCGGATTCGGTGCCGATGCACCTGATGACGCGCGAAGCGTTCGCGACCTATGGCCGAGTCTTGTCGCCGGGCGGCCTGCTGCTGGTGCATATCTCCAACCGCTTCATCGACCTGGAGCCGGTGATCGCAGCGGCGGCGCGAGAGGGCGGGTGGACTACGGTCGAACTGAAATACCGTCCGTCGAGCCAGCTGGTCGACCGTGCATCGGCGTCAGACTGGGTGGCGTTGTCGCGCGATCCGCGCGCGATCGCGGCGTTGCGGTCGGGGGATCCCGATTGGGCGCCGTTGGTGCCGCGCAAGGGCTTCGGCGTATGGACCGACGATTACTCGACGGTCCTGCCGTTGTTGAATGGGTTCTAG
- a CDS encoding alpha/beta hydrolase — MDPQARTILDTITALAPDVDPNADDARWLADFRYQTALLKTFSGDPEPVHAITHLLMPSESGPLTVRLYRPKPGPLPLLLHIHGGGAIAGSIDGHDPALRALANRTGWLVAAPSYRLAPKHRFPAQLDDCWTALLGLTGHADAQEIDLSRVVISGDSIGGTLATALTARAASENGPALHGQILLYPNTDLRRHAAYPSRRSETGNIIDAQSLERQIDLYLASDADRADPRTSPVLADDLATLPPTLLITCENDPLRDEGEAYGQRLRDAGVAVDHDRFDGMIHAFLQMGGRMDATNRLLDRIARWLDAR; from the coding sequence GTGGATCCACAGGCTCGAACGATACTCGACACGATCACGGCACTCGCGCCCGACGTCGATCCGAACGCCGACGATGCGCGGTGGCTGGCTGACTTCCGCTACCAGACGGCGCTCTTGAAGACCTTCTCCGGCGATCCGGAACCGGTCCATGCGATCACGCATCTCCTGATGCCCTCCGAGTCCGGTCCGCTGACCGTCCGCCTCTATCGCCCGAAACCCGGCCCGTTGCCGCTCCTGCTGCATATCCACGGCGGCGGCGCGATCGCGGGGTCGATCGACGGACACGATCCGGCCCTGCGCGCGCTGGCGAACCGAACCGGGTGGCTGGTCGCCGCACCATCCTACCGCCTGGCGCCCAAACACCGCTTCCCCGCGCAACTCGACGATTGTTGGACGGCGTTGCTGGGCCTGACCGGACACGCCGACGCGCAAGAGATCGACCTGTCGCGCGTCGTCATATCGGGAGACAGTATAGGCGGTACGCTCGCCACGGCGCTCACCGCCCGCGCAGCATCCGAAAATGGACCTGCGCTACACGGCCAGATCCTGCTCTACCCGAACACCGACCTGCGCCGCCATGCCGCCTACCCGTCGCGCCGTAGCGAGACTGGCAACATCATCGACGCGCAATCGCTCGAGCGGCAGATCGACCTGTATCTCGCTTCAGACGCAGACCGCGCCGATCCGCGCACGTCGCCTGTCCTGGCAGACGACCTTGCCACTTTGCCCCCGACCCTGCTCATAACCTGCGAGAACGATCCCCTGCGCGACGAGGGTGAGGCATATGGCCAGCGTCTCCGCGACGCCGGCGTCGCCGTCGACCATGACCGGTTCGACGGCATGATCCACGCGTTCCTGCAGATGGGCGGGCGAATGGACGCGACCAACCGGCTGCTGGACCGCATCGCCCGCTGGCTCGACGCCCGATGA
- a CDS encoding alpha/beta fold hydrolase: protein MSRTGKGLIGGALLAAVSGIGLSLYSSRIARRAEELVPAEGRFLDVAGARLHYIDVGSGPTIVMVHGLGGQLRNFSYALVDLLKDDYRVIVVDRPGSGYSTATGAMPGIIGQGAIIADFIQKLGLDRPLLVGHSLGGALSLAVGLDHPHLVRALALIAPLTRPLEQVPESFRGLARIPSGARLAFAQVLGTPLSRLTAKKTLEGVFAPEAVPDDFVTRGGGALSARPIAIAAAAADLAGANDDVAAMVDRYAEIGVPVRILFGRQDAILDPAWNGHRTAAAIPGATIDTIEGGHMIPITAPEACARFVRAAFAAG from the coding sequence ATGAGTCGGACGGGCAAGGGATTGATCGGCGGGGCGCTGCTGGCGGCGGTATCGGGGATCGGGCTGTCGCTCTATTCGAGCCGGATCGCGCGTCGTGCCGAGGAACTGGTGCCGGCGGAGGGACGCTTTCTCGACGTCGCGGGGGCACGACTGCATTATATCGACGTCGGCAGCGGGCCGACGATCGTCATGGTCCACGGCCTTGGCGGGCAGTTGCGCAATTTCAGCTATGCGCTCGTCGACCTGCTGAAGGACGACTATCGCGTGATCGTCGTCGACCGGCCGGGCTCGGGCTATTCGACCGCCACCGGGGCCATGCCGGGGATCATCGGGCAGGGCGCGATCATCGCCGACTTCATCCAGAAACTCGGGCTCGATCGACCGTTGCTGGTCGGGCATTCGCTGGGCGGTGCGCTCAGCCTGGCGGTCGGGCTCGACCATCCGCACCTGGTTCGCGCGCTCGCGCTGATCGCGCCACTGACGCGGCCGCTGGAGCAGGTGCCCGAGAGCTTCCGTGGGCTTGCCCGCATCCCCTCGGGCGCGCGTCTGGCGTTCGCGCAGGTGCTCGGCACACCGCTGAGCCGGTTAACCGCGAAGAAGACGCTCGAAGGCGTGTTTGCGCCCGAGGCGGTGCCGGATGATTTCGTGACGAGGGGCGGCGGCGCACTGTCGGCACGGCCGATCGCGATCGCGGCGGCGGCGGCGGATCTCGCCGGGGCGAATGACGACGTGGCGGCGATGGTCGACCGGTATGCGGAGATCGGCGTGCCGGTGCGGATTCTGTTCGGGCGGCAGGATGCGATCCTCGATCCGGCCTGGAACGGTCACCGGACGGCGGCTGCTATTCCAGGCGCCACGATCGACACGATCGAGGGCGGGCACATGATCCCGATCACTGCGCCTGAGGCGTGTGCGCGGTTCGTGCGGGCTGCGTTTGCGGCTGGGTGA
- a CDS encoding DUF952 domain-containing protein, whose amino-acid sequence MSRDPIAYKVLTGEQLATLESGSFAGAPVDLADGYIHLSTAEQLTETVDKHFAGQSDLHVAAIDLEALGDDVTWEESRGGQLFPHIYGGPLLLEVVLSYGALERDDDGKVKLPVAG is encoded by the coding sequence ATGAGCCGCGATCCGATCGCCTATAAGGTCTTGACCGGCGAGCAGCTGGCGACGCTCGAAAGCGGCAGCTTTGCCGGCGCGCCGGTCGATCTGGCCGATGGCTATATCCATTTGTCGACGGCCGAGCAGCTGACGGAGACGGTCGACAAGCATTTCGCCGGTCAGTCGGATTTGCACGTCGCGGCGATCGATCTCGAAGCGCTCGGCGACGACGTGACGTGGGAAGAGTCGCGGGGCGGGCAGCTGTTCCCGCATATCTACGGTGGTCCGCTGCTGCTGGAGGTCGTGTTGTCGTACGGCGCTTTGGAGCGTGATGACGATGGCAAGGTGAAGCTTCCCGTCGCGGGCTGA
- the gyrA gene encoding DNA gyrase subunit A has translation MTDETILAEPTGGETAGIATISIVDEMKSSYLDYAMSVIVARALPDVRDGLKPVHRRILYGAHESGFVAGKPYRKSARIVGDVMGKYHPHGDSSIYDALARMTQDWSMRVPLIDGQGNFGSMDPDPPAAMRYTEARLGKVANALLGDLDKDTVDFTPNYDGSEREPSVLPARYPNLLVNGAGGIAVGMATNIPPHNLGEVIDACLAYMENGAITTEQLFEIIPGPDFPTGAIILGRAGAKSAYETGRGSIIVRSRHIVEEGKGDRRSIVLTEIPFQTGKNGLVEKIAEAAKDKRIEGVSDIRDESSRMGVRIVIDLKRDATPDVVLNQLWRHTPAQSSFPANMLAIRGGRPELLNLRDIIGAFITFREQVITRRSKFELAKARDRAHLLLGLVIAVTNLDEVVKIIRGSSSPAEARGKLLAREWPVEEIAPYIALVEAVEDKQQEGIYKLSEPQVRAILDLRLHRLTLLGRDEIGDELKALAATIGELLHILGDRAKLYEVMRGELIAIRDEFATPRRSEIAAAANGIDDEDLIEREDMVVTVTMQGYIKRTSLDTFRAQARGGKGRAGMSTKDEDVVTELFVTSTHTPVLFFSNLGKVYRYKVWRLPEGGPATRGRPMINLLPLAPGETISTVLPLPEDLSEWSRLHVMFATQRGTVRRNSMDAFTNVPSNGKIAMRFEPGENGEGSEDKLIGVALLSEHDDVLLATRLGKAIRFAGDDVREFQSRTSTGVRGVTLKGDDEVISLSVLHRVGATPEERETYLKFAPWKGEREGDHGMGDERYNDLKDREQFILTVCENGYGKLSSAYDYRRTGRGGQGITNIDNIARNGPVVASFAAAKGHQLMLVTNQAKLIRTTLASLRVISRNSAGVKLFDVAKGEVVVSAARIEETEEDAEINLADATPELAPDTGATIGEDTAAGDPTEGLEDGE, from the coding sequence TTGACCGACGAGACCATACTCGCCGAACCCACCGGCGGCGAGACGGCCGGCATTGCCACCATCTCGATCGTCGACGAGATGAAGTCGAGCTATCTCGACTATGCGATGAGCGTTATCGTCGCGCGCGCGCTGCCCGACGTCCGCGACGGCCTCAAGCCCGTCCATCGCCGCATTCTCTACGGCGCGCATGAAAGCGGCTTCGTCGCCGGCAAGCCCTACCGCAAGTCCGCACGCATCGTCGGTGACGTGATGGGTAAATACCATCCGCACGGCGACAGCTCGATCTACGACGCATTGGCGCGTATGACTCAGGACTGGTCGATGCGCGTGCCGCTGATCGACGGTCAGGGCAACTTCGGTTCGATGGATCCCGATCCACCCGCGGCGATGCGCTACACCGAGGCCCGTCTCGGCAAGGTGGCGAATGCGCTGCTCGGCGATCTCGACAAGGACACCGTCGACTTCACGCCCAACTATGACGGCTCGGAGCGCGAGCCCTCGGTCCTGCCGGCACGCTATCCCAATTTGCTGGTCAACGGCGCAGGCGGCATCGCCGTCGGCATGGCGACCAACATCCCGCCGCACAATCTCGGCGAAGTGATCGACGCGTGCCTCGCGTACATGGAAAACGGCGCGATCACGACCGAGCAGCTGTTCGAGATCATCCCCGGTCCCGACTTCCCGACCGGCGCGATCATCCTCGGCCGCGCGGGCGCCAAGTCGGCGTACGAAACCGGCCGCGGCTCGATCATCGTCCGCTCGCGGCATATCGTCGAGGAGGGCAAGGGCGATCGCCGCTCGATCGTGCTCACCGAGATCCCGTTCCAGACCGGCAAGAACGGCCTGGTCGAGAAGATCGCCGAAGCCGCCAAGGACAAGCGGATCGAAGGCGTCAGCGACATTCGCGACGAATCGAGCCGCATGGGCGTCCGCATCGTCATCGACCTGAAGCGCGACGCGACCCCCGACGTGGTGCTCAACCAGCTCTGGCGCCACACGCCCGCGCAGTCGAGCTTCCCCGCCAACATGCTCGCGATCCGCGGCGGCCGCCCCGAGCTGCTCAATCTGCGCGACATCATCGGCGCGTTCATCACGTTCCGCGAACAGGTTATCACGCGCCGCTCGAAGTTCGAGCTCGCCAAGGCACGCGACCGCGCGCATCTGTTGCTCGGCCTCGTCATCGCGGTCACCAACCTCGACGAAGTCGTCAAGATCATCCGCGGGTCGTCGAGCCCCGCCGAAGCCCGCGGCAAGCTGCTCGCGCGCGAATGGCCGGTCGAAGAGATCGCGCCGTACATCGCGCTGGTCGAGGCGGTCGAGGACAAGCAGCAGGAGGGCATCTACAAGCTGTCCGAGCCGCAGGTCCGCGCGATCCTCGATCTCCGCCTGCACCGCCTGACGCTGCTCGGCCGCGACGAGATCGGCGACGAATTGAAAGCACTCGCCGCGACGATCGGCGAGTTGCTCCACATCCTCGGCGACCGTGCGAAGCTGTACGAAGTGATGCGCGGCGAGCTGATCGCGATCCGCGACGAATTCGCCACGCCGCGCCGGTCCGAGATTGCGGCTGCCGCCAACGGCATCGACGACGAGGATCTGATCGAGCGCGAGGACATGGTCGTCACCGTGACGATGCAGGGCTATATCAAGCGCACCAGCCTCGACACGTTCCGCGCGCAGGCGCGTGGCGGCAAGGGTCGCGCGGGCATGTCGACCAAGGACGAGGACGTCGTCACCGAGCTGTTCGTCACCTCGACGCACACCCCGGTGCTGTTCTTCTCGAACCTCGGCAAGGTCTATCGCTACAAGGTCTGGCGCCTGCCAGAGGGTGGCCCCGCCACGCGTGGCCGGCCGATGATCAACCTGTTGCCGCTGGCGCCGGGCGAGACGATCTCGACCGTGCTCCCGCTGCCGGAGGATCTGAGCGAGTGGAGCCGTCTCCACGTGATGTTCGCGACGCAGCGCGGCACCGTCCGCCGCAATTCGATGGATGCGTTCACCAACGTGCCGTCGAACGGCAAGATCGCGATGCGCTTCGAGCCCGGTGAAAACGGCGAAGGCTCCGAGGACAAGCTGATCGGCGTCGCGCTGCTCAGCGAGCATGACGACGTGCTGCTCGCGACCCGCCTCGGCAAGGCGATCCGCTTTGCCGGCGACGACGTCCGTGAGTTCCAGAGCCGCACCTCGACCGGCGTGCGCGGCGTGACGCTGAAGGGTGACGACGAGGTCATCTCGCTGTCCGTCCTCCACCGTGTCGGCGCGACGCCCGAGGAGCGCGAGACCTACCTGAAGTTCGCCCCCTGGAAGGGCGAGCGCGAGGGCGATCACGGCATGGGCGACGAGCGCTACAACGATCTGAAGGACCGCGAACAGTTCATCCTGACGGTCTGCGAGAACGGGTACGGCAAGCTGTCGAGCGCCTATGACTACCGCCGCACCGGCCGCGGCGGTCAGGGCATCACCAACATCGACAACATCGCGCGTAACGGCCCGGTCGTCGCGAGCTTCGCCGCGGCCAAGGGGCATCAGCTGATGCTGGTCACTAACCAGGCCAAGCTGATCCGCACGACGCTGGCGTCGCTTCGAGTCATCAGCCGCAATTCGGCGGGCGTGAAGCTGTTCGACGTGGCCAAGGGCGAGGTCGTCGTCTCGGCCGCACGGATCGAGGAAACCGAGGAAGACGCCGAGATCAACCTGGCCGACGCAACGCCAGAGCTGGCGCCCGACACCGGCGCGACAATCGGCGAGGATACGGCGGCGGGCGATCCTACTGAGGGCCTGGAGGACGGCGAATGA
- a CDS encoding SDR family NAD(P)-dependent oxidoreductase, giving the protein MSSAVVIGASGGIGKALEEALIEEGAFDTVFGFARSESGDRHLDLEDEASIAAAALRVGSPTLVVVATGLLHDGDKGPEKAMRELDPVWMARNFAINAIGPALVAKHFLPTMPKAGRIVFAVLSARVGSIGDNRLGGWYGYRASKAALNQLVKTISIEDKRRNSSGIVVGLHPGTVDTGLSAPFQGNVTPGNLFKADRAAVQLLDVIDGLRAPDSGKLFAWDGVEVTP; this is encoded by the coding sequence GTGAGCAGCGCGGTCGTCATCGGTGCCTCGGGCGGGATCGGCAAGGCGCTGGAAGAGGCGCTGATCGAGGAAGGTGCGTTCGATACGGTGTTCGGGTTCGCCCGCTCCGAGAGCGGCGACCGGCATCTCGACCTGGAGGACGAGGCGAGCATCGCGGCGGCGGCTTTGCGGGTCGGCTCGCCAACGCTGGTGGTGGTCGCGACGGGGTTGCTCCACGACGGCGACAAGGGGCCCGAAAAGGCGATGCGCGAGCTCGACCCGGTGTGGATGGCGCGCAACTTCGCGATCAACGCGATCGGGCCGGCGCTGGTGGCGAAGCACTTCCTGCCGACCATGCCCAAGGCGGGACGGATCGTCTTCGCGGTGCTGTCGGCGCGCGTGGGGAGCATCGGCGATAACAGGTTGGGCGGCTGGTACGGCTACCGCGCATCGAAGGCCGCGTTGAACCAGTTGGTGAAGACGATCTCGATCGAGGACAAGCGCCGCAATTCGAGCGGCATCGTCGTGGGCTTGCATCCGGGGACTGTGGACACCGGGCTGTCGGCGCCGTTCCAGGGCAATGTGACCCCGGGCAACCTGTTCAAGGCAGACCGGGCGGCGGTGCAGTTGCTCGACGTCATCGACGGCCTGCGCGCGCCCGACAGCGGCAAGCTGTTCGCGTGGGACGGGGTCGAAGTCACGCCTTAG
- the yaaA gene encoding peroxide stress protein YaaA, with the protein MIAVLSPAKTLDYESALPKLDPTTPRFADEAKTLAHAAAHLTQKKLAELMHISPALAKLNADRFRDFDTLPERPAMFAFAGDVYTGLEAKTLDEAAVDYAQDHVRMLSGLYGLLRPLDQMRPYRLEMGTRWAPRKTKLTDWWGDRIAKLLADDVEAEGSGTILNLASQEYWAAADGKLPSSIRVVAIDFREGEAQKFVSFHAKKARGMVARWLVEHRVDDVEGIKGFDSDGYAYDAAGSSDAQFRFVRK; encoded by the coding sequence ATGATCGCTGTCCTCTCGCCCGCCAAGACGCTCGATTACGAGAGCGCGTTGCCCAAGCTCGACCCGACCACCCCGCGGTTCGCCGACGAGGCGAAGACGCTGGCGCATGCCGCCGCGCACCTGACGCAGAAGAAGCTGGCGGAGCTGATGCATATCTCGCCGGCGCTGGCGAAGCTGAACGCGGATCGGTTCCGCGATTTCGACACGTTGCCCGAGCGGCCGGCGATGTTCGCGTTCGCAGGCGACGTCTATACCGGGCTGGAGGCGAAGACGCTCGACGAAGCGGCGGTCGACTATGCGCAGGATCATGTGCGGATGCTGTCGGGGCTGTACGGCCTGCTGCGGCCACTCGACCAGATGCGCCCGTACCGGCTCGAGATGGGCACGCGCTGGGCGCCGCGGAAGACGAAGCTGACCGACTGGTGGGGCGACCGCATCGCCAAGCTGCTTGCCGACGACGTCGAGGCGGAGGGCTCGGGGACGATCCTGAACCTTGCCAGTCAGGAATATTGGGCGGCGGCGGACGGTAAGCTACCGTCTTCCATACGGGTGGTCGCGATCGATTTCCGCGAAGGCGAGGCGCAGAAGTTCGTCAGCTTCCACGCCAAGAAGGCGCGCGGCATGGTCGCGCGGTGGCTGGTCGAGCACCGCGTCGACGACGTCGAGGGGATCAAGGGGTTCGACAGCGACGGCTATGCCTATGACGCGGCGGGCAGCAGCGACGCGCAGTTCCGGTTCGTGCGCAAGTGA
- a CDS encoding Lrp/AsnC family transcriptional regulator, with translation MSFDRIDRQILSLLQADGRMTNVDLADQVGLTAPPCLRRVRALEEAGAIRGYHADLDASRLGFPITVFAMVSLRSQAEHDLAAFEHHIADIPEIRECHMLNGEIDFILKIVAADLKSFQEILTTHLTPAPNVASVKTSLTIRTAKALSGIPVVVE, from the coding sequence ATGAGTTTTGACCGGATCGATCGCCAGATCCTGTCGCTGTTGCAGGCCGACGGTCGGATGACCAATGTCGATCTGGCCGACCAGGTGGGGCTCACTGCGCCGCCTTGCCTACGGCGTGTCCGCGCCCTTGAGGAGGCCGGTGCCATTCGCGGCTATCACGCCGATCTCGATGCCAGCCGCCTGGGCTTCCCGATCACCGTGTTCGCGATGGTGTCGCTACGCAGCCAGGCCGAGCACGACCTCGCCGCGTTCGAGCATCACATCGCCGACATCCCCGAAATCCGCGAATGCCACATGCTCAACGGTGAAATCGACTTCATCCTGAAGATCGTTGCGGCAGATTTGAAGAGTTTCCAGGAAATCCTGACGACGCATCTGACTCCGGCGCCCAACGTCGCGAGCGTGAAGACGTCGCTGACGATCCGGACGGCGAAGGCGCTGTCGGGGATCCCGGTGGTCGTGGAGTAA